In one window of Brachyhypopomus gauderio isolate BG-103 chromosome 16, BGAUD_0.2, whole genome shotgun sequence DNA:
- the sst1.1 gene encoding somatostatin 1, tandem duplicate 1 — MLSTRFQCALALLSLALAVSSVSGAPSEAKLRQFLQRSLIAPSGKQGLARQEVLELLSQLLQAENEAMESDDLPRGTEEEDVRYELERAAGPMLAPRERKAGCKNFFWKTFTSC, encoded by the exons ATGCTCTCCACGCGTTTCCAGTGCGCTTTGGCGCTCCTGTCCCTCGCGCTCGCTGTAAGCAGTGTCTCGGGTGCGCCGTCTGAAGCCAAACTACGCCAGTTTCTTCAGAGATCGCTCATCGCCCCGTCCGGAAAACAg GGGCTAGCCAGACAAGAAGTTTTAGAACTGCTTTCACAGCTGTTGCAAGCAGAAAATGAAGCAATGGAATCTGATGACTTGCCCCGTGGCACCGAAGAAGAGGACGTGCGCTATGAGCTCGAGCGAGCTGCCGGTCCTATGCTTGCTCCCCGTGAACGCAAAGCCGGATGCAAGAATTTCTTCTGGAAAACTTTCACGTCATGTTAA
- the sst1.2 gene encoding somatostatin 1.2, protein MRTCVAQCCLAQLGLALLLCSSGALAQPDLEPDLQPDEGLRQRRLLQRARAPGISAQDWNKREMEDLLSQFTLPEAEIQESDISALEKEDLRVELERSADNPKHNQFPSRERKTSCVFYWKVFNTC, encoded by the exons ATGAGGACGTGTGTGGCGCAGTGCTGCCTTGCTCAGCTGGGCTTGGCTCTTCTGCTGTGCAGTAGTGGAGCCCTCGCCCAGCCGGACCTGGAACCAGACCTGCAACCGGACGAGGGTCTGAGACAACGGCGGCTTCTGCAAAGGGCCCGGGCCCCCGGCATCTCTGCGCAG GACTGGAataagagagagatggaggatctGCTGTCCCAGTTCACCCTGCCAGAGGCTGAGATACAGGAGAGTGACATTTCTGCTCTGGAGAAAGAAGATCTAAGAGTGGAACTGGAGCGCTCAGCAGACAACCCCAAACACAACCAGTTTCCCTCTCGGGAGCGTAAAACAAGCTGCGTGTTCTACTGGAAAGTCTTCAATACCTGCTGA